The Arabidopsis thaliana chromosome 5, partial sequence genomic interval tagaaaacaattaaaaaggaatgtacaaaaatatataaatatctctatatacatctatatatacatatatatgtatgtataggTCTCTGTGCATATTTATATcgtctcctcttcttcttcgtctctcaCTTTTCAGCGTTTCTGACCAAATTCTCTCCGTGTTTCCTTCTGCTTCAGGTTCGCGTTTCTCTCAATGTctcttttaaagtttcttaaaatCTGTCTGAAAATTACCTGTGAATCTCAGAAAACATGTGTTCTTGTCTTTGATTCATGTCATTATCCCAATGCTTGATCTTACATTTCGTCTAATCTTTAGTTAGATCTTAGATTCGTTCTCCAGCTAATTCTGGGTATTGATGGATccaatttgattttataaaaaaacttgatgaaatttgtttcctttgttcATTGTTCTTCTTACATCGGATCTGATTATGGATTTTTGATCTACATGTTTAGCATTTAGATCTGTAATTGATTTTGGTCGAATTTGGTAAAGATCACATTTTTACGATTGAATTTTTCCaaagttttcgttttttttttgtcggatCTGATCTATATACGTTTTGTTACTGTTGTTATATATGCTTAGCATTTTTAGATCTGTGCTTGATGTTAATGAAATGTTTCTATTGAGAATGGTTGAGAAGTTAGAGCAAAGATCatgttcttatactcaatgtATAGTTTTTACACTAAGATCATTGCCTTAACTAATTGGTTaattgattcttcttcatagGTGATATTTTAACAAAGTTCTTAGTACAATGGGATCTGTTGATGCTGCTAATGGAAGTGGGAAGAAACCTACAGTTATATTTGTTCTTGGTAAGTTTAGGTCTCTTATTTGCATTGTGCTTATGATCCTTGTGATGTTCTCTTAGGATGACTTATTGTAGGTGAATTctgagttttgtttcttggatGTATTTTCAATAGGTGGTCCAGGAAGTGGAAAAGGTACCCAGTGTGCTTATATTGTTGAACATTATGGTTACACACATCTGAGTGCTGGAGATCTTCTTAGAGCTGAGATTAAATCAGGTTCTGAAAATGGGTATGCCTTTTAAACTTTCTGACATTGTCAATGTTTGGGTTGCTGAAAGACCTTCGCTTTCATTGTCCTTGTTGAGGTTCTTTGTTATTGTGTTGAATGAAGTTGTTCAATGGTTTTGCAGAACTATGATCCAGAATATGATTAAAGAGGGGAAGATTGTACCTTCTGAGGTTACTATCAAGCTTCTACAGAAAGCTATTCAGGAAAACGGGAATGACAAGTTCCTCATTGATGGTTTCCCTCGTAATGAGGAAAACCGAGCAGCATTTGAAAAAGTTGTAAGTATAGTAAAATATCttaacaaatatttatgtgTGCGTTACCATTGCTTAATTTACATGCCTTTGATGATTTCTGTAGACTGAGATTGAACCAAAGTTTGTCTTATTCTTCGATTGTCCTGaggaagagatggagaagcgCCTGTTGGGCCGAAACCAGGTTAATATGATATGAAAATCTCTTGTCACTTAATTCTGTCTAGGCTCTTGTTTCACTCCACGTTACACATATATTGATTGTTGCGTCCATTTCTGTTGTTGAAGGGGAGAGAGGATGACAATATTGAGACTATAAGGAAGCGCTTTAAGGTGTTTCTTGAATCTAGCTTACCAGTGATTCATTACTACGAAGCTAAGGGGAAAGTTAGGAAGgtaaaatctttttcttctttgattgcATTAAG includes:
- the PYR6 gene encoding P-loop containing nucleoside triphosphate hydrolases superfamily protein is translated as MGSVDAANGSGKKPTVIFVLGGPGSGKGTQCAYIVEHYGYTHLSAGDLLRAEIKSGSENGTMIQNMIKEGKIVPSEVTIKLLQKAIQENGNDKFLIDGFPRNEENRAAFEKVTEIEPKFVLFFDCPEEEMEKRLLGRNQGREDDNIETIRKRFKVFLESSLPVIHYYEAKGKVRKINAAKPIEAVFEEVKAIFSPEAEKVEA
- the PYR6 gene encoding P-loop containing nucleoside triphosphate hydrolases superfamily protein (PYR6; FUNCTIONS IN: uridylate kinase activity, cytidylate kinase activity; INVOLVED IN: pyrimidine ribonucleoside monophosphate metabolic process; LOCATED IN: cellular_component unknown; EXPRESSED IN: male gametophyte, cultured cell; EXPRESSED DURING: seed development stages; CONTAINS InterPro DOMAIN/s: UMP-CMP kinase (InterPro:IPR006266), Adenylate kinase (InterPro:IPR000850); BEST Arabidopsis thaliana protein match is: P-loop containing nucleoside triphosphate hydrolases superfamily protein (TAIR:AT3G60180.1); Has 14045 Blast hits to 13848 proteins in 4925 species: Archae - 109; Bacteria - 9053; Metazoa - 1251; Fungi - 483; Plants - 459; Viruses - 0; Other Eukaryotes - 2690 (source: NCBI BLink).) → MGSVDAANGSGKKPTVIFVLGGPGSGKGTQCAYIVEHYGYTHLSAGDLLRAEIKSGSENGTMIQNMIKEGKIVPSEVTIKLLQKAIQENGNDKFLIDGFPRNEENRAAFEKVTEIEPKFVLFFDCPEEEMEKRLLGRNQGREDDNIETIRKRFKVFLESSLPVIHYYEAKGKVRKINAAKPIEAVFEEVKAIFSPEAEKVKLNSCAIL